The following are from one region of the Nicotiana tomentosiformis chromosome 7, ASM39032v3, whole genome shotgun sequence genome:
- the LOC138895677 gene encoding uncharacterized protein: protein MAEELKKLTSRVEGVEGGKGIEGLNYEDLCIQPDVELLEDYKPPKFEMFDGTGDPKVHLRTYYDKLVEVGKDERIHMKLFMRSLTGDALSWYISQNPKKWVSWVSMASDFMDRFRFNTENVPDVFYIQNLQKKPTKTFREYATRWRSEAAKVRPTLEEEQMNKFFVPAQDPQYYERLMVIENHKFSDIIKLGERIEEGIKTGMVTNFEALQATTKHCS from the coding sequence atgGCAGAGGAACTTAAGAAGCTCACAAGCCGAGTCGAGGGTGTCGAAGGGGgtaaaggcattgagggtttaaattatgaagatctgtgtattcagccagacgtAGAACTGTTAGAGgattacaaacctcctaagttcgagaTGTTTGACGGAACAGGTGACCCAAAGGTGCATCTAAGGACATACTATGACAAGCTCGTAGAAGTTGGGAAGGATGAGAGGATTCACATGAAGCTATTCATGAGAAGTCTCACTGGGGACGCcctatcttggtacatcagtcaaaatcccaagaagtgggttagttgggtaagcatggcatcagatttcatggatcgattTAGGTTTAATACAGAGAATGTACCAGACGTCTTCTACATACAGAATCTCCAGAAGAAGCCAACAAAgactttccgcgagtatgctactcgatggagATCAGAAGCCGCGAAAGTAAGGCCGACATTGGAAGAAgagcaaatgaacaagttcttcgtCCCGGCCCAGGATCCACAAtactatgaaaggttgatggttatcGAGAACCACAAattctctgacatcatcaagctAGGGGAAAGGATTGAAGAAGGGATTAAGACCGGAATGGTAACTAATTTTGAGGCATTACAGGCTACAACAAAGCATTGCAGTTAG